The following are encoded in a window of Phaseolus vulgaris cultivar G19833 chromosome 3, P. vulgaris v2.0, whole genome shotgun sequence genomic DNA:
- the LOC137808015 gene encoding uncharacterized protein, translated as MATGTTRMVLVVKEMLQLSSSLHLRGLSPPSHFSLQLPRSLRPAIRCASSDSDGANRVSSRLSQVNQLLQQAEHRALSADQTPPPKITLDHVTVSFARSGGPGGQNVNKVNTKVDMRFNVKNAHWLSDRIRDKILQTEKNRINKEGELVISSTKTRTQKGNIEDALAKLQEIIDAASYVPPPPSEEQKKKIAKMAAIGEQKRLKSKKVLSDKKAFRRSKNSWD; from the exons ATGGCTACAGGCACTACTAGAATGGTATTGGTAGTGAAGGAGATGTTGCAACTCTCTTCTTCGCTTCATCTTCGCGGGCTTTCTCCTCCTTCGCACTTCTCACTTCAATTACCACGCTCGTTGCGCCCTGCAATTCGATGCGCTTCCTCAGACTCCGACGGCGCCAACAGAGTTTCGTCTCGGCTCTCGCAGGTCAACCAACTTCTTCAACAAGCCGAACACCGCGCTCTCTCCGCCGACCAAACCCCTCCTCCTAAAATCACCTTAG ATCATGTTACAGTGAGCTTTGCTAGAAGTGGAGGACCTGGGGGTCAGAATGTCAATAAAG TGAACACCAAGGTGGACATGCGCTTCAACGTTAAAAATGCACATTGGTTAAGTGACAGGATTAGGGACAAGATTTTGCAAACG GAGAAAAACCGTATTAACAAGGAAGGGGAACTGGTGATTTCTTCAACCAAAACTAGAACGCAGAA GGGTAACATTGAGGATGCTTTGGCAAAGCTTCAG GAAATCATTGATGCAGCATCTTATGTCCCGCCACCTCCCTCAGAAGagcaaaaaaagaaaattgcCAAGAT GGCTGCTATAGGCGAACAGAAACGCCTTAAAAGCAAGAAGGTGCTTTCAGATAAGAAAGCATTTAGGAGAAGTAAAAATAGCTGGGACTAG